A segment of the Panicum hallii strain FIL2 chromosome 1, PHallii_v3.1, whole genome shotgun sequence genome:
ACCAATCATCTTTGTTCTCATATATTTTTGAAAGAGCTACTTTTGTTTTTGTTTAAACACACAGATTTTTCTGAAGAATCAACGAAGGGGTAAGGTAACCCAGCTAACATCATAAGACGAATAGATTCTCCGCATCCCTCCCTGTGTATCAAACAATGTGACTCATCCAATGTTCAGCAATGAGATAAATAGGATTCACATGTAGAATCCAAATCTTATTCTAAACTTTCAAAAAAAATCTTTTTCTAAACGATTTGGCACGTCCTCGTCAGATGCATCGACCTGTTTGCTTTTAGTTTGGGGGTGCTTTTCACTTTTTGAGTAGTTGGCATTTGGGAATAGCGCCAAGGATAACGATCCTGCCGGAGCAAATCAGGAGTCGACACCCACTTGGTTCAGGGTTACGGAGCCCACCCATACTTATCAGAAGAACCAAACACTTGTCAAGTTGTGGACGAACTGATGATCAGTGTCACAGGGAACACCAATTCGAAAGCTAATTACCAGCATCTGCGGCAACGACGGGTGAACAACTTCCTGAATTTTTCAGCTAGAAGATGAAGAAACCAGTGCGATTTCCTTATGCAAAACCCTTCCCTGCTCTCCTTTTTCAGAAAAGATCCTGATTAGTGATCACAATCACCAGTCACTTGGACTATGGATGAAGAGGAGGAAAAAAACAAAAGCGCTGACGGCTGACTCCCTCGGCGAATCCAGTTGGCGGCGCCGGCTGTACTAGGGCTTGTATTCGCTGGATGAGCATGTACTATGGCTCCTATTTGCTGGATCGTGTGCGTTGCAGCCTGGACGCGACTGTACTACGTACCAATGCATTTATTTTATTAGAAATTTTGCTTGTTATCTTGTTGTTATTCGGATCTGAAATTAAAAAAAAGTAACATTTGGGTTAATCAGCATGGGCCCTACGAGGCCTCCTAAAAAAAGTCTTTTTATAAAGAGGGCCTTGGAAGTACACCAGCCAGGAGCCCACTGGGCCGCGTGGTCTCTAGCTACGCTGCGGTGTTCGTGGGGGCAATTTCGCCATTTTCTCTTGTTTAATTTTTTGATTGCATTATGCAACAGCCTTGCGGTTATACATGAACGCAGATATTCACGTACCCGCACACATACTTCTCCTTATAAAAAAATATGCACGCAACCCGCTCACATGCATGAGTACACGATGATTGAATGTGTACGAAAATAGTAGTCCCTCCTACATCTTTCGATGACAATGGTGGAAAATTGAGCATAAGAGCAACCCAAAACCAAATCAAAGTGGAAAATTGCATATATTAATTCAAACAATTTTTtggtgatatatatatatatacaagaCTAAACTTAATTTGAAGTAGCCTAACCCAATGGAATTAAACAAGCATTTATGTCACCATGCCACCATACCATTTTCTTGTTGCCTATCCAGCCCATTATGAGGGcacctttcctttttttttggcaATATATATAAAAATTCCAACGCTTTTAATATATTTTTAACTAGGCTATTTCTCCACCtcctcttccttcttcctccctccgcCTCGCCTCCACTCTTCCATTCCGTCCCCCCGATCTCGCCGGGATCCCctcggcggcggtggcgatggCGGGCAACGACAACTGGATCAACAGCTACCTCGACGCCATCCTCGACGCCGGAAAGGCGGCCATCGGCGGCGACCGGCCCTCCCTCCTGCTCCGCGAGCGCGGCCATTTCTCCCCCGCGCGCTACTTCGTCGAGGAGGTCATCACCGGGTACGACGAGACCGACCTCTACAAGACATGGCTACGCGTACGTCCGTCCCCGATGCGCCCGCCGCAATTCCACCTCCTACCTTCTGTTGCTGTTGCTCTGATTCCGTCACCGATCTGGGCGTGCGGTGTCTCCAGGCGAACGCGATGCGGAGCCCGCAGGAGAGGAACACGCGGCTCGAGAACATGACGTGGAGGATCTGGAACctcgcgaggaagaagaaggaggtgaGCTCGGTTCTTTCTCCGGTTGCTTCTCTCCTTGGACTGTGCTAGCTCAAAGTATCGTTCGACGTTTGATGGGGGGTTTGTGGCGACCATTCTGCCTAGAGGTTAATGATTAGCTCGAGCGAGTTAGATCGACCAGTGTTTTTTTTCTTAGTTATTGCCAGAAATTGCACAGATGTTGCTAGGTGACTTTTGGACGCAACGAGATCAGTTAAGATGAGATGCATAAACGGAGCACCATATTGACTTGTGAAGAGTTTGCTGTCAGACGGCATTGCCTTCTGATACAGCTTTTGACGTTACAGTTTGCCCACTTCTAAATCCTCAGTTTCTCAGCTGCCACTTCTATGATACTAATCACTGTTAGTTTGTAAATGTCTTTCCTTGTCCAGAAGCTAAAGCAATTGTGACAGATGCTGGGAACAAGGGAATTTCATGGATGTCCACTACCCACTAGCTGAGTAGCTGAGCCAATTGGGCATGCTGACCCGGCCTATCCCATTCCAGCATCCTTTTTGTATATTCCAAAGCTCTCCATGGCTATTATTGTGTTCTCTGGACACATCACATTCCATTTTGACTATAGTTCCCTGTCATATAACAAAGCACTTTTGCACAATGGCACAGTATTCTTAGTCTACCTCCGATTTGTCACTTCTCCTGAGCTTTTACATTTTATACCTCTTTGGTAACTTGTAGTATCCAGCATTGTGTTAATCGTACCACATAGTTCTTTTTATATCTAAGACCGCAAAGGTCCTGATCTTCTGTTATGCTTCCATGAGAGGCTAAATACTAGAGTTGTCTGTTCTTCTCTTTCTAAAATTGTCCTCTGTTTTTCATATGCATATTTGGATATGCAGTTCGAGAAAGAAGAAGCCTGTCGGATGTCGAAACGCCTGCCAGAAACTGAGAAAACACGAGCTGATGCTACTGCAGATATGTCTGAAGATCTGTTTGAAGGAGAAAAGGGAGAAGATGCTGGTGATCCATCTGTTGCGTATGGTGACAGCACAACAGGGAGCTCACCAAAGACAAGTTCAATTGACAAGCTATACATAGTATTGATAAGGTATAGATGATACTCCTTTACAATACCAGGTTCTCCCACATCTCTTTCCGTAGGGAGCAAGGAAGAAATGATTTTCTTCTATTCTTTTAGTGTTTGAAGGGGCACTGATTTATTTGTGACAAATGCTTCAAGGGTGTTTCTCTACTGTCACATGTTAGCAGAAACCCACATGGATTGCTCATGATTTAGTGGTATATGAGCAGCTAGCCGGTTTTACAATGGCTAATATGCAATTTGAACTCATCACTGGCATATAGCCTTCGTTAATCAGTCTGCGCTTCATACTGCAGTCTACATGGTCTTGTCCGTGGGGAGAATATGGAGCTTGGCCGGGATTCAGATACGGGCGGCCAGGTAAATTTTCTGCACTCAGTCAATATGTATAACAGCTTTTATTGACCTGAACAAGTATATTGTGCATACTTCCAATATTTGACAACTCAAGTTTGACTGGATGATTATTTCTTAATAAACTACAAAGGCTTCTATTTTTTCACAACTCATATTTTATTGAAAAATGTATCTTAATGGGCTTCATACTGTGGTTGTCTTCTAACTATAATTATTGGATACTTTTCTTCCTGTATGAGAATTTCTAGTATTTTGCACTATCGCTTGAAAACATCCAGACCTTGTGTGATTGATTTTAGTATTTGCTAGGTCACACTCCTTTTCTTCATTACAAATGAACATACCCTAGGAAGCCACAACACAATCACATTTATGTTTTATCATCTGATGTTTCCCACCTAGTAAAAGGTCAGATGAGTAAATGATTTAATTCATCATTTTTGTAGGTCAAATATGTGGTCGAACTTGCTAAAGCATTGAGTTCATCTCCTGGAGTTTATCGGGTTGATCTGCTAACAAGACAAATCTTAGCACCAAATTTTGATCGTAGTTATGGTGAACCTGCGGAATTGTTAGTTTCAACAAGCGGTAAAAATTCTAAACAAGAAAGAGGAGAGAATAGCGGTGCATATATAATTCGGATACCTTTTGGTCCAAAAGACAAGTATCTGGCTAAAGAACAGCTATGGCCTTTCATTCAAGAATTTGTTGATGGTGCACTCAGCCATATTGTGAGGATGTCAAAGGCCATAGGTGAAGAAATTGGCTTCAGGCATCCAGTATGGCCTGCTGTGATTCATGGGCATTATGCCAGTGCAGGAATCGCTGCTGCTCTACTTTCTGGAGCACTTAACCTTCCTATGGCGTTCACAGGACATTTTCTTGGGAAAGATAAATTGGAAGGACTTCTCAAACAAGGGCGTCAAACAAGGGAACAAATAAATATGACATACAAAATAATGTGCCGAATTGAGGCAGAGGAGCTATCTCTTGATGCGTCTGAGATCGTTATTGCAAGCACTAGGCAAGAGATAGAAGAGCAGTGGAACTTGTACGATGGTTTTGAGGTTATACTTGCAAGAAAGCTTCGAGCAAGAGTAAAACGCGGTGCTAATTGTTATGGCCGTTTTATGCCTCGTATGGTTGTAAGTACACACATTCTACTACCCTCCTGAAGCAACTTTGATCATTGCAAGTATATTATTTCTAGGCAATTAGCACAAGATTTAATTGCACCAATTGTCTATCGTTGCTTTGATTTTCCCTTATGATGTATTTTCTATTCATGGCTTTTGCAGATAATTCCTCCTGGAGTTGAATTTGGTCACATCATTCATGATTTTGATATGGACGGTGAAGAAGAGAATCCATCTCCAGCATCTGAGGATCCACCTATTTGGTCTCAGGTCACTGCGTTTTCTTCAGCATACTATACACACTAAGTCATCAGTGAAGCATTTATTCTACTGTTAACGTTGATGGTTTCTTTTGACCTGTCAAACCTGTGTTTTAAATTTCAGACACTGACTATAAATATGTTTACAACTGATCGCAGATAATGCGCTTCTTTACAAATCCTAGGAAGCCTATGATTCTAGCAGTTGCTCGTCCTTATCCTGAGAAGAATATTACAACACTTGTAAAGGCATTTGGTGAATGTCGGCCACTAAGGGAGCTTGCAAATCTTGTAAGATTGATATTGGTTGTccatatattttttttttgttacaGGACCATAACCACAACACTTAGGATGTTGAATGATCTTACTGTTGTGCTTACTTGTGGTTTTATATTGCAGACATTGATAATGGGCAATCGTGAAGCTATTTCTAAGATGCACAATATGAGTGCTGCTGTTCTGACATCAGTTCTTACATTGATTGATGAATATGACTTGTATGGCCAAGTGGCATACCCCAAGCATCATAAGCACTCAGAAGTTCCCGACATTTATCGTTTAGCTGCAAGAACAAAGGTATGCTCTTTTCCCTTTGGTCTGGAGCAAATCATTTGAGGTTCTTATCTTGTACTTGTTTATCTGGTTCTAGCATAGAAAGTCATACATTTGAGACATATATAAAAAAATCAAGTAAAAAGCAAGAACAAATTCTTGATTCTGTGAACTAGAAACCATGGTTTATTTAATAGTATCGTTAGCTGAACTTGTTGTGTCCTTAGTACTTGTGTTCCTTTACTATACACTTGCATGCTGATCATATGTTGATCTTTCTGCAGGGAGCTTTTGTAAATGTAGCTTATTTTGAACAATTTGGGGTTACCCTGATAGAGGTCAGAACTATTGAGACTCCAATTTACTGTTGCCGCTATTACAGTATTATCTTGTCTCTGTATCCTAATAACAACCGATTTGCTGTATCCATGAGCAGGCTGCTATGAATGGTTTGCCTATAATTGCGACAAAAAATGGAGCACCTGTTGAAATTAATCAGGTGTGTTTCCTTCCATTATTCCATTAGTACACACACTTTTTCTTTGGAAAATATGTCAACTAATCGCAATGCATCAATATATCGGTTTTCTTATTGATGTTAATGCAGGTCCTCAACAACGGTCTCCTTGTTGATCCACATGATCAGAATGCCATTGCAGATGCACTCTATAAACTTCTTTCTGACAAACAACTTTGGTCAAGGTGCAGAGAGAATGGACTGAAAAATATTCACCAATTCTCATGGCCTGAGCACTGCAAGAATTATCTGTCAAGGATATTAACTCTTGGCCCGAGGTCTCCTGCTATTGGTGACAGAGAGGAGCAGAGTAATACACCTATTTCAAGAAGGAAGCGAATCATTGTTATTTCTGTGGACTCTGTTAGCAAGGAAGATCTGGTCAGGATCATCAGAAATGCTATTGAGGTCATACGTACACAAAACATGTCGGATTCAACTGGTTTTGTGCTGTCAACTTCACTGACAATATCAGAGATATATTCATTGCTAGTACCTGCAGGCATGCTTCCCACTGATTTTGATGCTTTCATCTGTAATAGTGGGAGTAACATTTACTATCCTTCATATTCTGGTGAAACACCAAACAATTCCAAGATTACGTTTGCATTAGATCAAAATCACCAGTCACATATCGAGTATCGTTGGGGAGGAGAAGGCCTCAGGAAGTATCTAGTGAAGTGGGCCACTTCAGTGGtagaaagaaagggaagaacAGAGAGGCAAATTATTTTTGAAGATCCAGAACACTCTTCAACCTATTGTCTCGCATTTAGAGTGGTTAATCCCAATCATGTAAGCCCATTAATTTTCAAGTCATATGTTACTTTCTTGAAACTTTGCATGCACATCCTTTCATTTTGAGTTTTTACCACATTTCCCTTTCATGACGTCTGACACTCTGACATGACTATTTTCTTATTGTAGCTTCCTCCTTTGAAGGAGTTGAGGAAGTTGATGAGAATCCAATCTCTCCGTTGCAATGCATTGTATAACCACAGTGCTACCAGATTATCCGTAGTCCCTATTCACGCATCACGTTCTCAGGCTCTAAGGTTTgccatttttatttatttatattaTTTATAAATTCTTCTTCGTCCTGCCTTTTACCAGCCTAAATCTTTAAGTTATAGTATATGCCCTAAAGTTTGTCATGGATTTTACCAACACTATCTTATGTGCCCTAAAGTTCCTAAAGTTTACTGAATAGAGAGCTTTGTGCATTACTCCAATAAGCTCTTTGTCTGCAACTGTGTGTAGCATATTGTTACCAGTGTTGACAATTTTTCTTTTGCTCCATTAGGTACTTGTGTATACGTTGGGGGATAGAGGTACCCAACGTCGCAGTCCTCGTCGGTGAAAGTGGTGATTCAGATTACGAGGAGCTGCTGGGGGGCCTCCACAGGACTATCATCCTGAAGGGTGAGTTCAACATCCCTTTAAACAGGATCCACACCGTCAGGAGATACCCCTTGCAGGATGTCGTCGCACTCGACAGCTCCAACATCATTGGTGTCGAGGGTTACTCGACCGATGACTTGAAGTCTGCCCTGCAGCAGATGAGTATCCTGACGCAATAACACCTCCAGGGAGCTTCTGTTCCCCCATACCACATGAACTAGAAAAACAAAAGGAGACCGAAACCAAGTGTCAATGTTTCCACGTCTGATGGAGACGCGATTTTGTTTGTAGGCTGTAGAGGTTGTGTTTGTGtgtgcggtggtggtggtggtggtcaaTTCTTGAGCTGTGAATAACTGCCCTCCTTTGTTTGTACCAAATTTTGAAGTGAGTACGTACATTACCACATACTGATGCTGGAAAAACAGATGCGAAAGAAAAGAGTGGTTCGGAACGGCAATGTTCCAATGTACGCTATTGCTGAGCCTGGAAAATGGGCTCCCCTCTTCATCAGTTACCTGTCTAGTTCGTTTCAAAATGAAAAGTTACCTGTCCAGTTTGTTTTGCCTTTTGAACATTGTATCATCTGGATAGTTACCGAGACACCCAGCTCTCCGCCTCTCCCCCTCTCCGGTGAGTCTCGCGACCCACGCGCGCCCACAGGCTGCAGCTGGAGCGTGCTGTTTCAACGGCACAAAATCGCTGGGAGCCGATACCGTGGAGCGGAGCAACGATCCATCGGAACAGCACGGATCTGTTCCCCGGACACGTCAGCAGGCGCCAGGCGCCAGGCGAGCTTAAAAAGGGTGGAAAAAAAGTTCGTGGTCGGCGAGTGGGAGGCCACCTGGTCGACCAACGGATAACGCCGGGGGCCGAGCAGAAAAGAGAGCACGATACCAACGCCCCTCCACCGCGCATCCAGGTCTCCATCAGAGTTTTTTCCAAGCGAAAAACAGAGGCTGAGAAGCGTGAGCTAGGATAATGCCTCTACGGAGATCGAACTAGCAAGGCACGTACAGATGTACTTGCCCAGCTGGTGACAGACAGAATTCTAGTAAAGCCATGTGCCGCAGTTAACCGTTTCAAGAGAAGATATTTTTATACACCTAGTTACCATAGGTTTTTTGACAGATACCACACTTTTAATGCAGTAATGATGATGTGCCAAAATATATCTTACACTTTGCAGcaacaaaaataaaaatattcgCCATGACGTATAGGCTAGACTATGCTTACTTAAGAAAAAAATGATGGCTACGGTTCGAGGAGTAAAAAAAAATACTACGAAACCATAAGTATATTCCTGAGTTAGCTAAACTTAAATTTTTTCCTAATGCTACGTGAATAAAAACCTCCAAGTAAGATTACCTGGAGACGCCAAATATACGAGATCGAAAACATTTTTTTTCCAGCTCTAGTTTTCATGTACTATCTCATTAGAAAATTTTACAAGTATAAAACATAATGCAGAAAATCTGGATTAAATTGTTACCAGCCTCCTAGTGCTCTGCGTAGACATTCCATTCCAGCAGCGAAAAGCCTCAAAAGACATCTGGGAAATGGGAGAAAAAAACACACACATTGCAGCGTCCACAAAATGTGACGTGACCCACCCAGCGTCGCAGCCATCAAACCCAACCCAACCAaccaagcaagcaagcaagcaaattCCCCATCCCCGAaccaccagcgccgccgtctccggctctccgccgccaccgtccgGCCACCCCGCGCGCGCCTCCCGGGAGCACAAACCCAAGCCCCGTCCCGCCGTGGATCGCCGTGTGGGGAGGGGCGTACCGGCCGGGCCCCGACGGGCCAGATGGtctccggcgccggcgggggcgAGTAGCGCGGTTGGTGGCGACGAACGGATCGGCGGCGCtgtgaggcggcggcgggggcgggggccacCATGTCTGCGGTAGTGTGCGGCAAGAGGTCCTCCTCCATCTTCGGCGACGAGCTTATaccttcctcttcctcccctCCGTCCCCTCCCCATCACCATCACCCCTCCAAGCGGGCCCGCTGCTCCTCGGCTCGCCGGAGGGAGGCgctgctccaccacctcctccccctcttcccGGACATGGATCCCCAGGTTCGTTTGCGTGCTTTGTTTATCTAAAGTTAGACAAAATTCGGTGAGAGCTGGCGTTAGGATGCGGAAATGTGGCACGTTTGGTTCTAACAAAATTTTCTATTTCGTGGGTAGCGGCGTTTTAGAATCTAGATCTTGCTACTGCGAATCAGATAAGGCTGCTCCAGTTAGGTGCACCTAGATGGTATCGATTTTGGTGTGAGCACTTGGATGTGAAAAACACAGATTCTTATGGTAGTAGATTCTTGATTATGCAATTTTTGCATTCTTTCAAGATTTTCTGTAAGCTATAGTGTTTGGGTGAACCGTGACTCTCGTTTTTTAAAGTTTTGGTTTTTATTGTTTAATTTGGTGTGAGGCATTTTACTATATGAAGTCGGGTTGATGCCTTCAGATGATGGGCAAGTCTGTTTATAAGTGAAAAAGTGGAGCTAAAATGTTGACGTATGCCTGTTCAATTTTTACACAATGCTTATAAATTAAACAAAGAATGGCATGTGGGTGTTTATCAAGCAGGGAAAGTACAAATACTAACATGTGAAAGTGCAGTGCATGCAACTTGTTGGCTGCTACTATAGCCAAGCAAGAAATTTCCAGTTTGAGGATATAATAGTTCATAATTGCCCATATGGCAAGATTATCTCAACCTTCATCTAGTTCTGTGCCTTGATTTGAATACCCACCAAGAAGTTTGATATTCTGACTCCTGAGCATTTCTCAGAATCTTCAAAAGTTAATTATTTATGAACTGTCCAGTTTTCTATAGGCATGGAATTAATTGATGCCACGTACTGCGTTTATTTGAAGCTCACGTTATGTTCGCAAGTTCAGGAAGCTTTTTTCATAGTAGCATGTCTCCTTTTCTTCTAGCACTTGGAGGTGCCCTATGTGATGCTATTTATTTTGTTGAATTACAATTCTCACTGCATTATTTATTGAAAACAGTGCTTTCAATCATATGAATTCAATGAAACCAGTGTTTTAAATAGTGAGCTATAGTGGCGCCATAGTTTCTGATGCCAGTTGCTGCCACGACAGCATTATACCAAATAGCGGGCTACAGCGGCGTTAGAAAGATTGAGCAGTGCTCTCCGCTAAATTTTATAGCCTGCTATTTAAAACACTGAATGAAACTAGATATTTATATCAACTTTGTTTGAAATGTATTGCATTACTGTTAAAGATGCAGATGATACTGATAGGTTGAATGTATATATTCGACAATCACCCACCTATTTTGATATAGCAAGCTTTTGGAAAAACCTATACCCTTTTGTGTCAGTTAACAGCTAACAATATTTATATCCAGCTAACAATATTTATATCGGTCTATGTCATGTGTCCCACACATATAAGATTTTCTCACGGCGCCTTGGTATTCACATACACATATAAGATATAGTTATGCGGTTTTTTATCTGCAGCTAGGCATTTCGTTTGAACATTACCACTTTTTAGAGACTGGCAACGATAGGATTGTATTCTTGATGTATATTTAGCTTGCCTTGGTAGTGAATGAATCAAGGGATATGATGTTGATTTTAATTTGTATTATACTGATTTTTAAAATGATGTCAGTTGCTTGAAAGAGCTCTTGAGGCATCTGGAGATGATCTAGATTCTGCAATAAAAAGTTTGACTGAACTGCGTTTGGAGTCAGCTGAGGCTATCCTATCCGCTACTGTTGGTGAATCCGAGAATGGTCTATCGGCAGCTCTTAAGTTGTCGGCTGAAGGTATCGTGATTGGATTTCATTAGAAGAAGTTGCATGGGAAAAATTGTAGCATATATTAGTTGTGCATTCACATGTTTGATTACTGGCAAGAACTTTATTAGATTAATGTTTGCTACAATTACAAATTCCATCACTCGCTTGGTGTTGCTTAAATAATTTTTGGACAATGCCATCAAGGAGGCGTATTTTGTTGTCTTTCCAAAATTGCAGCATATGCCTATTTCCTTGTATTATCAATGTTTATTTGAGTTAGCAGTGAATGCCTGTATGTTGTATCAACTGTGCCAACCATCTCAGTTTGGCTGctgtcttttctttttcttgggtATTACTTAGGCTTCTATTTGTTATAGGATATGTATCATTTAGAAATCACCTTATTTTCTACATCCTAATAAATTATCTCCTTTGATGCTAACCTTTATGATTCTCCATCTTTGACAGGCACTGTTAGTAATGGCCATTTGGGTGTAGTTACTGAGCAGCCCCCTGCAACTGATAATGATCAGACAAATAATCAGAGCTC
Coding sequences within it:
- the LOC112873554 gene encoding uncharacterized protein LOC112873554, producing MSAVVCGKRSSSIFGDELIPSSSSPPSPPHHHHPSKRARCSSARRREALLHHLLPLFPDMDPQLLERALEASGDDLDSAIKSLTELRLESAEAILSATVGESENGLSAALKLSAEGTVSNGHLGVVTEQPPATDNDQTNNQSSEWVELFVGEMMSSSDIDDARARASRALEAFEKSIMDRVGAEAVHNLHRENAMLKEQLSIILRENAVLKRGVAIQHERQKEFDVRTQEADSLKQLVLQYQEQLKTLEINNYALRVHLKQAQQNNSMPGRFPPDVF
- the LOC112873537 gene encoding probable sucrose-phosphate synthase 2 → MAGNDNWINSYLDAILDAGKAAIGGDRPSLLLRERGHFSPARYFVEEVITGYDETDLYKTWLRANAMRSPQERNTRLENMTWRIWNLARKKKEFEKEEACRMSKRLPETEKTRADATADMSEDLFEGEKGEDAGDPSVAYGDSTTGSSPKTSSIDKLYIVLISLHGLVRGENMELGRDSDTGGQVKYVVELAKALSSSPGVYRVDLLTRQILAPNFDRSYGEPAELLVSTSGKNSKQERGENSGAYIIRIPFGPKDKYLAKEQLWPFIQEFVDGALSHIVRMSKAIGEEIGFRHPVWPAVIHGHYASAGIAAALLSGALNLPMAFTGHFLGKDKLEGLLKQGRQTREQINMTYKIMCRIEAEELSLDASEIVIASTRQEIEEQWNLYDGFEVILARKLRARVKRGANCYGRFMPRMVIIPPGVEFGHIIHDFDMDGEEENPSPASEDPPIWSQIMRFFTNPRKPMILAVARPYPEKNITTLVKAFGECRPLRELANLTLIMGNREAISKMHNMSAAVLTSVLTLIDEYDLYGQVAYPKHHKHSEVPDIYRLAARTKGAFVNVAYFEQFGVTLIEAAMNGLPIIATKNGAPVEINQVLNNGLLVDPHDQNAIADALYKLLSDKQLWSRCRENGLKNIHQFSWPEHCKNYLSRILTLGPRSPAIGDREEQSNTPISRRKRIIVISVDSVSKEDLVRIIRNAIEVIRTQNMSDSTGFVLSTSLTISEIYSLLVPAGMLPTDFDAFICNSGSNIYYPSYSGETPNNSKITFALDQNHQSHIEYRWGGEGLRKYLVKWATSVVERKGRTERQIIFEDPEHSSTYCLAFRVVNPNHLPPLKELRKLMRIQSLRCNALYNHSATRLSVVPIHASRSQALRYLCIRWGIEVPNVAVLVGESGDSDYEELLGGLHRTIILKGEFNIPLNRIHTVRRYPLQDVVALDSSNIIGVEGYSTDDLKSALQQMSILTQ